One Falco biarmicus isolate bFalBia1 chromosome 13, bFalBia1.pri, whole genome shotgun sequence genomic region harbors:
- the TSC22D2 gene encoding TSC22 domain family protein 2 isoform X3 → MSKMPAKKKSCFQITSVTTAQVASSITEDTESLDDPDESRTEDVSSEIFDVSRATDYGPEDVCERSSSEETLNNVGEAETPGNISPNLLLDGQLAVAAGGVAAAPPAVAPSGGAVPKSSAAPLSATAPGTAVAASSSAPTALPSTGLSASAALGTMSQTVAAACSSRFRVIKLDHGTGEPYRRGRWTCMEYYDRDSDGGGVLGRTGDCIRHSSTFEQAAQERDSGLGATGGSVVVSAVPVSAHGPDSVADSSLTAVSQLIQTEKMNQSSLQQPNFVIGQQQQLQQPIGGAVPQSTAQPMFSGASVANQQMVVPQQSQPQVNTQGVTQAGPNGKGMAPPKVTVGQPSIPVAQQQVQQANIPVTQPQQFAYSQSQIPPVHLLPTQPSGQTEYMQHMTIMQSQGTIQQATTGSVPSTVASNLPVGQVTGQNPSPVGAPVMGVSAQPGEAVGQGSGLMQSGQTQASQTAVPKAGGVVQQGIGHAGIVQQKSVTQHQMGGSSQVSGMPGAPHAVVSGVQSVPAVVPGTSVPSVSTTTSVTMPNVPVTLVQSQLTSHTSVSRSTGVQPQHVGHSLMQGTPNVPANLPQSNLGQFQTQAQSLVGQIDDTRRKSEPLPQPPLSLIAENKPLVKPPIPDTLANPLQLPASTPMNSLASSVFGISIPVDGDEDRLLLQLGKIFLNSIPAVQSACRSSAGIRQLHSTKRSISTSYVSQRPSGIVDLVQALLPLTTK, encoded by the exons ATGTCCAAGATGCCGGCCAAGAAGAAGAGCTGCTTCCAGATCACCAGCGTGACCACTGCTCAGGTGGCCAGCAGCATCACCGAGGACACCGAGAGCCTGGACGACCCGGATGAGTCCCGCACTGAGGACGTGTCTTCTGAAATCTTTGACGTTTCCAGAGCCACCGACTATGGCCCCGAGGATGTCTGTGAGCGGAGCTCCTCAGAAGAGACGCTCAACAACGTGGGTGAGGCTGAAACTCCTGGCAACATCTCTCCCAACCTCCTTTTGGATGggcagctggctgtggctgcGGGTGGGGTAGCTGCGGCTCCGCCAGCTGTGGCCCCCAGCGGGGGGGCTGTGCCCAAGAGCTCTGCGGCCCCCCTGTCAGCTACTGCCCCTGGCACTGCGGTGGCAGCTAGCAGCAGTGCTCCAACCGCCTTGCCCTCCACAGGGCTTTCTGCATCTGCTGCTCTTGGGACGATGTCTCAGACAGTAGCTGCTGCGTGCAGCTCACGCTTCAGGGTGATCAAGCTGGACCATGGTACAGGGGAGCCCTATAGGCGAGGACGATGGACGTGTATGGAGTATTATGACCGGGACTCGGATGGTGGTGGTGTCCTGGGCAGGACTGGAGATTGCATTAGGCACAGCAGCACCTTTGAGCAGGCTGCTCAAGAGAGGGACAGCGGCCTTGGTGCCACAGGAGGTTCCGTCGTGGTCTCAGCTGTGCCAGTGTCAGCCCATGGCCCTGATTCTGTAGCTGACAGTTCCCTGACTGCTGTGTCACAGCTGATCCAGACAGAGAAAATGAACCAGTCCTCTCTACAGCAACCTAATTTTGTCATTGGGcaacaacagcagctgcaacaACCCATAGGTGGGGCCGTGCCTCAAAGTACTGCTCAGCCTATGTTTTCTGGGGCTTCGGTAGCAAATCAGCAAATGGTGGTGCCACAGCAATCGCAGCCACAGGTAAATACGCAGGGTGTTACACAGGCTGGACCCAATGGGAAAGGCATGGCACCTCCAAAAGTGACAGTAGGGCAGCCAAGCATTcctgtggcacagcagcaggtgcagcaggCAAACATACCAGTGACTCAGCCTCAACAGTTTGCTTATTCTCAGTCCCAGATTCCACCAGTGCATCTACTGCCAACGCAACCTTCTGGTCAGACCGAATACATGCAGCACATGACAATTATGCAGTCTCAAGGAACTATTCAACAGGCTACTACAGGCTCTGTTCCAAGTACTGTGGCTTCCAACCTTCCTGTGGGGCAGGTGACCGGCCAAAATCCCTCACCTGTGGGAGCACCAGTGATGGGGGTGTCGGCACAGCCTGGTGAAGCAGTTGGACAGGGATCGGGATTAATGCAGAGTGGCCAGACACAAGCTAGTCAGACTGCCGTTCCGAAAGCAGGAGGTGTGGTGCAGCAAGGCATTGGACATGCTGGGATTGTGCAACAGAAATCTGTGACTCAGCATCAAATGGGTGGAAGCAGTCAAGTGTCCGGAATGCCTGGTGCTCCCCATGCTGTGGTCTCTGGAGTTCAGAGCGTGCCTGCAGTTGTGCCGGGTACAAGTGTGCCTAGTGTGTCTACCACCACTTCCGTTACTATGCCAAATGTCCCTGTTACACTAGTCCAGTCCCAGCTGACTAGCCATACTTCTGTCAGCAGAAGTACCGGTGTTCAGCCACAGCATGTCGGACACTCATTAATGCAGGGCACGCCTAATGTACCTGCGAATCTGCCACAGTCAAACCTCGGACAGTTTCAGACCCAAGCTCAATCCTTAGTAGGCCAGATTGATGATACTAGAAGAAAATCAGAACCCCTACCTCAGCCACCACTTTCTCTTATAGCTGAAAATAAACCTCTTGTGAAGCCTCCCATTCCAGACACTCTAGCAAATCCTCTTCAGTTACCTGCAAGTACTCCTATGAACAGTCTTGCCAGCTCTGTATTTGGCATATCTATTCCTGTTGATGGTGATGAAGACAG actaTTGCTCCAATTGGGCAAGATCTTCCTGAATTCTATTCCTGCTGTCCAGAGTGCTTGCAGATCATCTGCAG
- the TSC22D2 gene encoding TSC22 domain family protein 2 isoform X5: protein MSKMPAKKKSCFQITSVTTAQVASSITEDTESLDDPDESRTEDVSSEIFDVSRATDYGPEDVCERSSSEETLNNVGEAETPGNISPNLLLDGQLAVAAGGVAAAPPAVAPSGGAVPKSSAAPLSATAPGTAVAASSSAPTALPSTGLSASAALGTMSQTVAAACSSRFRVIKLDHGTGEPYRRGRWTCMEYYDRDSDGGGVLGRTGDCIRHSSTFEQAAQERDSGLGATGGSVVVSAVPVSAHGPDSVADSSLTAVSQLIQTEKMNQSSLQQPNFVIGQQQQLQQPIGGAVPQSTAQPMFSGASVANQQMVVPQQSQPQVNTQGVTQAGPNGKGMAPPKVTVGQPSIPVAQQQVQQANIPVTQPQQFAYSQSQIPPVHLLPTQPSGQTEYMQHMTIMQSQGTIQQATTGSVPSTVASNLPVGQVTGQNPSPVGAPVMGVSAQPGEAVGQGSGLMQSGQTQASQTAVPKAGGVVQQGIGHAGIVQQKSVTQHQMGGSSQVSGMPGAPHAVVSGVQSVPAVVPGTSVPSVSTTTSVTMPNVPVTLVQSQLTSHTSVSRSTGVQPQHVGHSLMQGTPNVPANLPQSNLGQFQTQAQSLVGQIDDTRRKSEPLPQPPLSLIAENKPLVKPPIPDTLANPLQLPASTPMNSLASSVFGISIPVDGDEDRLLLQLGKIFLNSIPAVQSACRSSAVDLVQALLPLTTK from the exons ATGTCCAAGATGCCGGCCAAGAAGAAGAGCTGCTTCCAGATCACCAGCGTGACCACTGCTCAGGTGGCCAGCAGCATCACCGAGGACACCGAGAGCCTGGACGACCCGGATGAGTCCCGCACTGAGGACGTGTCTTCTGAAATCTTTGACGTTTCCAGAGCCACCGACTATGGCCCCGAGGATGTCTGTGAGCGGAGCTCCTCAGAAGAGACGCTCAACAACGTGGGTGAGGCTGAAACTCCTGGCAACATCTCTCCCAACCTCCTTTTGGATGggcagctggctgtggctgcGGGTGGGGTAGCTGCGGCTCCGCCAGCTGTGGCCCCCAGCGGGGGGGCTGTGCCCAAGAGCTCTGCGGCCCCCCTGTCAGCTACTGCCCCTGGCACTGCGGTGGCAGCTAGCAGCAGTGCTCCAACCGCCTTGCCCTCCACAGGGCTTTCTGCATCTGCTGCTCTTGGGACGATGTCTCAGACAGTAGCTGCTGCGTGCAGCTCACGCTTCAGGGTGATCAAGCTGGACCATGGTACAGGGGAGCCCTATAGGCGAGGACGATGGACGTGTATGGAGTATTATGACCGGGACTCGGATGGTGGTGGTGTCCTGGGCAGGACTGGAGATTGCATTAGGCACAGCAGCACCTTTGAGCAGGCTGCTCAAGAGAGGGACAGCGGCCTTGGTGCCACAGGAGGTTCCGTCGTGGTCTCAGCTGTGCCAGTGTCAGCCCATGGCCCTGATTCTGTAGCTGACAGTTCCCTGACTGCTGTGTCACAGCTGATCCAGACAGAGAAAATGAACCAGTCCTCTCTACAGCAACCTAATTTTGTCATTGGGcaacaacagcagctgcaacaACCCATAGGTGGGGCCGTGCCTCAAAGTACTGCTCAGCCTATGTTTTCTGGGGCTTCGGTAGCAAATCAGCAAATGGTGGTGCCACAGCAATCGCAGCCACAGGTAAATACGCAGGGTGTTACACAGGCTGGACCCAATGGGAAAGGCATGGCACCTCCAAAAGTGACAGTAGGGCAGCCAAGCATTcctgtggcacagcagcaggtgcagcaggCAAACATACCAGTGACTCAGCCTCAACAGTTTGCTTATTCTCAGTCCCAGATTCCACCAGTGCATCTACTGCCAACGCAACCTTCTGGTCAGACCGAATACATGCAGCACATGACAATTATGCAGTCTCAAGGAACTATTCAACAGGCTACTACAGGCTCTGTTCCAAGTACTGTGGCTTCCAACCTTCCTGTGGGGCAGGTGACCGGCCAAAATCCCTCACCTGTGGGAGCACCAGTGATGGGGGTGTCGGCACAGCCTGGTGAAGCAGTTGGACAGGGATCGGGATTAATGCAGAGTGGCCAGACACAAGCTAGTCAGACTGCCGTTCCGAAAGCAGGAGGTGTGGTGCAGCAAGGCATTGGACATGCTGGGATTGTGCAACAGAAATCTGTGACTCAGCATCAAATGGGTGGAAGCAGTCAAGTGTCCGGAATGCCTGGTGCTCCCCATGCTGTGGTCTCTGGAGTTCAGAGCGTGCCTGCAGTTGTGCCGGGTACAAGTGTGCCTAGTGTGTCTACCACCACTTCCGTTACTATGCCAAATGTCCCTGTTACACTAGTCCAGTCCCAGCTGACTAGCCATACTTCTGTCAGCAGAAGTACCGGTGTTCAGCCACAGCATGTCGGACACTCATTAATGCAGGGCACGCCTAATGTACCTGCGAATCTGCCACAGTCAAACCTCGGACAGTTTCAGACCCAAGCTCAATCCTTAGTAGGCCAGATTGATGATACTAGAAGAAAATCAGAACCCCTACCTCAGCCACCACTTTCTCTTATAGCTGAAAATAAACCTCTTGTGAAGCCTCCCATTCCAGACACTCTAGCAAATCCTCTTCAGTTACCTGCAAGTACTCCTATGAACAGTCTTGCCAGCTCTGTATTTGGCATATCTATTCCTGTTGATGGTGATGAAGACAG actaTTGCTCCAATTGGGCAAGATCTTCCTGAATTCTATTCCTGCTGTCCAGAGTGCTTGCAGATCATCTGCAG
- the TSC22D2 gene encoding TSC22 domain family protein 2 isoform X4 yields the protein MSKMPAKKKSCFQITSVTTAQVASSITEDTESLDDPDESRTEDVSSEIFDVSRATDYGPEDVCERSSSEETLNNVGEAETPGNISPNLLLDGQLAVAAGGVAAAPPAVAPSGGAVPKSSAAPLSATAPGTAVAASSSAPTALPSTGLSASAALGTMSQTVAAACSSRFRVIKLDHGTGEPYRRGRWTCMEYYDRDSDGGGVLGRTGDCIRHSSTFEQAAQERDSGLGATGGSVVVSAVPVSAHGPDSVADSSLTAVSQLIQTEKMNQSSLQQPNFVIGQQQQLQQPIGGAVPQSTAQPMFSGASVANQQMVVPQQSQPQVNTQGVTQAGPNGKGMAPPKVTVGQPSIPVAQQQVQQANIPVTQPQQFAYSQSQIPPVHLLPTQPSGQTEYMQHMTIMQSQGTIQQATTGSVPSTVASNLPVGQVTGQNPSPVGAPVMGVSAQPGEAVGQGSGLMQSGQTQASQTAVPKAGGVVQQGIGHAGIVQQKSVTQHQMGGSSQVSGMPGAPHAVVSGVQSVPAVVPGTSVPSVSTTTSVTMPNVPVTLVQSQLTSHTSVSRSTGVQPQHVGHSLMQGTPNVPANLPQSNLGQFQTQAQSLVGQIDDTRRKSEPLPQPPLSLIAENKPLVKPPIPDTLANPLQLPASTPMNSLASSVFGISIPVDGDEDRNPSAAFYQAFHFNKLRESKTFWDRYECLSMECIHVEWIWCKRCCH from the coding sequence ATGTCCAAGATGCCGGCCAAGAAGAAGAGCTGCTTCCAGATCACCAGCGTGACCACTGCTCAGGTGGCCAGCAGCATCACCGAGGACACCGAGAGCCTGGACGACCCGGATGAGTCCCGCACTGAGGACGTGTCTTCTGAAATCTTTGACGTTTCCAGAGCCACCGACTATGGCCCCGAGGATGTCTGTGAGCGGAGCTCCTCAGAAGAGACGCTCAACAACGTGGGTGAGGCTGAAACTCCTGGCAACATCTCTCCCAACCTCCTTTTGGATGggcagctggctgtggctgcGGGTGGGGTAGCTGCGGCTCCGCCAGCTGTGGCCCCCAGCGGGGGGGCTGTGCCCAAGAGCTCTGCGGCCCCCCTGTCAGCTACTGCCCCTGGCACTGCGGTGGCAGCTAGCAGCAGTGCTCCAACCGCCTTGCCCTCCACAGGGCTTTCTGCATCTGCTGCTCTTGGGACGATGTCTCAGACAGTAGCTGCTGCGTGCAGCTCACGCTTCAGGGTGATCAAGCTGGACCATGGTACAGGGGAGCCCTATAGGCGAGGACGATGGACGTGTATGGAGTATTATGACCGGGACTCGGATGGTGGTGGTGTCCTGGGCAGGACTGGAGATTGCATTAGGCACAGCAGCACCTTTGAGCAGGCTGCTCAAGAGAGGGACAGCGGCCTTGGTGCCACAGGAGGTTCCGTCGTGGTCTCAGCTGTGCCAGTGTCAGCCCATGGCCCTGATTCTGTAGCTGACAGTTCCCTGACTGCTGTGTCACAGCTGATCCAGACAGAGAAAATGAACCAGTCCTCTCTACAGCAACCTAATTTTGTCATTGGGcaacaacagcagctgcaacaACCCATAGGTGGGGCCGTGCCTCAAAGTACTGCTCAGCCTATGTTTTCTGGGGCTTCGGTAGCAAATCAGCAAATGGTGGTGCCACAGCAATCGCAGCCACAGGTAAATACGCAGGGTGTTACACAGGCTGGACCCAATGGGAAAGGCATGGCACCTCCAAAAGTGACAGTAGGGCAGCCAAGCATTcctgtggcacagcagcaggtgcagcaggCAAACATACCAGTGACTCAGCCTCAACAGTTTGCTTATTCTCAGTCCCAGATTCCACCAGTGCATCTACTGCCAACGCAACCTTCTGGTCAGACCGAATACATGCAGCACATGACAATTATGCAGTCTCAAGGAACTATTCAACAGGCTACTACAGGCTCTGTTCCAAGTACTGTGGCTTCCAACCTTCCTGTGGGGCAGGTGACCGGCCAAAATCCCTCACCTGTGGGAGCACCAGTGATGGGGGTGTCGGCACAGCCTGGTGAAGCAGTTGGACAGGGATCGGGATTAATGCAGAGTGGCCAGACACAAGCTAGTCAGACTGCCGTTCCGAAAGCAGGAGGTGTGGTGCAGCAAGGCATTGGACATGCTGGGATTGTGCAACAGAAATCTGTGACTCAGCATCAAATGGGTGGAAGCAGTCAAGTGTCCGGAATGCCTGGTGCTCCCCATGCTGTGGTCTCTGGAGTTCAGAGCGTGCCTGCAGTTGTGCCGGGTACAAGTGTGCCTAGTGTGTCTACCACCACTTCCGTTACTATGCCAAATGTCCCTGTTACACTAGTCCAGTCCCAGCTGACTAGCCATACTTCTGTCAGCAGAAGTACCGGTGTTCAGCCACAGCATGTCGGACACTCATTAATGCAGGGCACGCCTAATGTACCTGCGAATCTGCCACAGTCAAACCTCGGACAGTTTCAGACCCAAGCTCAATCCTTAGTAGGCCAGATTGATGATACTAGAAGAAAATCAGAACCCCTACCTCAGCCACCACTTTCTCTTATAGCTGAAAATAAACCTCTTGTGAAGCCTCCCATTCCAGACACTCTAGCAAATCCTCTTCAGTTACCTGCAAGTACTCCTATGAACAGTCTTGCCAGCTCTGTATTTGGCATATCTATTCCTGTTGATGGTGATGAAGACAG